A single window of Agromyces aureus DNA harbors:
- a CDS encoding isochorismate synthase, with protein MTNTDAAHQGARSRLVVHTEPVDELAPLIPRADPRHPLLWMRRGEGIVGLGETLRIETTGVDRVADAAAVWTELAADADVDDRVGLPGTGLVAFGAFAFADESESTSVLIVPELVLGRRDGRAWVTRIALVEQPDADAAGDGDDGRADAAASESLEIPEPAPRRRVPRVTFAPGAVPPERYEAAVSEAVRRIDGGELAKVVLARELVGELHEEDGLRATIHRLAEDYPDTWVFAVDGLIGASPETLVRVDHGTVSSRVLAGTTARGAGEASDRQRAVALTESAKDRAEHALAVASAVKRLEPHTARLDASPEPFTLQLPNLWHLATDLKGTLGDGSSALDLVRAVHPTAAVAGTPRRVALSVLAELEGFDRGRYAGPVGWVDGDGDGEWAIALRCAQIDADGTVHAYAGCGIVHDSVPADELAETDMKFRPIVEAFGG; from the coding sequence GTGACGAACACGGATGCCGCGCACCAGGGCGCCAGGTCGCGCCTCGTGGTGCACACCGAGCCGGTCGACGAACTCGCGCCGCTGATCCCGCGCGCCGACCCGCGGCATCCGCTGCTCTGGATGCGCCGCGGCGAGGGCATCGTGGGCCTCGGCGAGACCCTGCGCATCGAGACGACCGGCGTCGACCGGGTCGCCGACGCGGCCGCCGTGTGGACCGAGCTCGCCGCGGACGCCGACGTCGACGACCGCGTCGGGCTGCCCGGCACGGGACTCGTCGCCTTCGGCGCGTTCGCGTTCGCCGACGAGTCGGAGTCCACGAGCGTGCTCATCGTGCCCGAACTCGTGCTCGGCCGCCGCGACGGCCGAGCCTGGGTCACGCGCATCGCGTTGGTCGAGCAGCCCGACGCAGACGCTGCGGGCGACGGTGACGACGGGCGAGCGGATGCCGCGGCATCCGAATCGCTCGAGATCCCCGAGCCGGCGCCTCGCCGTCGCGTGCCGCGCGTCACGTTCGCACCGGGCGCGGTGCCGCCCGAGCGCTACGAGGCCGCGGTCTCCGAAGCCGTGCGCCGCATCGACGGCGGCGAGCTCGCGAAGGTCGTGCTCGCGCGCGAGCTCGTGGGCGAGCTGCACGAGGAGGACGGCCTGCGCGCCACGATCCACCGGCTCGCCGAGGACTACCCCGACACCTGGGTGTTCGCGGTCGACGGACTCATCGGCGCGAGCCCCGAGACGCTCGTGCGCGTCGACCACGGCACGGTCTCGTCCCGCGTGCTCGCCGGAACGACCGCGCGGGGTGCGGGCGAGGCCTCCGACCGCCAACGCGCCGTCGCCCTCACCGAATCCGCGAAGGACCGGGCCGAGCACGCCCTCGCCGTCGCGAGCGCGGTCAAGCGCCTCGAGCCGCACACGGCCCGCCTCGACGCGAGCCCCGAGCCGTTCACGCTGCAGCTGCCGAACCTCTGGCACCTCGCGACCGATCTCAAGGGCACGCTCGGCGACGGCTCCAGCGCGCTCGACCTGGTGCGCGCCGTGCACCCGACGGCGGCCGTCGCCGGCACGCCCAGGCGGGTGGCGCTATCGGTGCTCGCCGAACTCGAGGGCTTCGACCGGGGGCGCTACGCCGGGCCGGTCGGCTGGGTCGACGGCGACGGCGACGGCGAGTGGGCGATCGCGCTCCGCTGCGCGCAGATCGACGCCGACGGCACCGTGCACGCCTACGCCGGCTGCGGCATCGTGCACGACTCCGTGCCGGCCGACGAGCTCGCCGAGACGGACATGAAGTTCCGGCCGATCGTCGAGGCCTTCGGCGGCTAG
- a CDS encoding PLDc N-terminal domain-containing protein: MVRVWFVGGIVAVIFWVYAIADCAFFDRSRIRGVSRGWWLAIIVLLPVIGGILWFLIGRGRAWRGRSGKTVAPDDDPEFLRGLKADADQDERIRRLEQELADLDGADSEQDPRDPRSHEPKPHDGPDASGEAGASGRPNG, translated from the coding sequence ATGGTACGCGTCTGGTTCGTGGGCGGCATCGTCGCCGTGATCTTCTGGGTCTACGCGATCGCCGACTGCGCGTTCTTCGATCGGTCCCGCATCCGTGGAGTGAGCCGCGGGTGGTGGCTCGCGATCATCGTGCTGCTCCCGGTGATCGGCGGCATCCTCTGGTTCCTCATCGGTCGCGGGCGTGCGTGGCGCGGCCGCTCCGGCAAGACCGTCGCCCCCGACGACGACCCCGAGTTCCTGCGGGGGCTCAAGGCCGATGCCGATCAAGACGAACGCATCCGCCGGCTCGAGCAGGAGCTCGCCGACCTCGACGGCGCCGATTCCGAGCAGGATCCCCGCGATCCCCGTTCGCACGAGCCGAAGCCGCACGACGGCCCAGACGCCTCCGGTGAGGCGGGAGCCTCCGGCCGGCCGAATGGCTGA
- a CDS encoding FAD-dependent oxidoreductase: protein MTRNKLRLAIVGAGPAGIYAADILLKAERNFDVSIDLFDHLPAPYGLVRYGVAPDHPRIKGIITALREVLDRGDIRIFGNVRFGEDISLDDLKRHYNAVIFATGAVHDSSLNIPGVGLEGSYGAADFVSWFDGHPDVPRTWPLEAESIAVIGNGNVALDVARMLAKHVEDLMVTEIPDNVAAGLGESPVTDVHVFGRRGPTSVKFTPLELRELGELRDVDMILADEDFDYDDAARAAVAGNKQVFVIDKVLQQWRQREVGEASRRLHLHFFAKPLEIVDDGSGRVSAIRYERTRSDGAGGVVGTGEIREIPIQAVYRAVGYFGSPLPGVPFDERLGVIPNHEGQVLLRDPDTGESRQMYGVYATGWIKRGPVGLIGHTKSDAMETIKHVINDLGNWWTPEWPSEESVLEMLDARGIAYTDLDGWHRLDQHERSLGEAEGRVRIKVVPRDDMVQVSRGEA, encoded by the coding sequence GTGACCAGGAACAAGCTTCGACTCGCGATCGTCGGCGCCGGACCCGCCGGCATCTACGCCGCCGACATCCTGCTGAAGGCCGAGCGCAACTTCGACGTGTCGATCGACCTGTTCGACCACCTGCCCGCGCCCTACGGGCTCGTGCGCTACGGGGTCGCCCCCGACCACCCGCGCATCAAGGGCATCATCACGGCCCTGCGCGAGGTGCTCGACCGCGGCGACATCCGCATCTTCGGCAACGTGCGCTTCGGCGAGGACATCTCGCTCGACGACTTGAAGCGCCACTACAACGCCGTCATCTTCGCCACGGGCGCCGTGCACGACTCCTCGCTGAACATCCCGGGTGTCGGCCTCGAGGGCTCCTACGGCGCCGCCGACTTCGTGAGCTGGTTCGACGGGCACCCCGACGTGCCGCGCACCTGGCCGCTCGAGGCCGAGTCGATCGCGGTGATCGGCAACGGCAACGTCGCGCTCGACGTCGCCCGCATGCTCGCCAAGCACGTGGAAGACCTCATGGTCACCGAGATCCCCGACAACGTCGCCGCCGGGCTCGGCGAATCGCCCGTGACGGATGTGCACGTGTTCGGACGCCGCGGCCCGACATCCGTCAAGTTCACGCCCCTCGAACTGCGCGAGCTCGGCGAACTGCGCGACGTCGACATGATCCTCGCCGACGAGGACTTCGACTACGACGACGCGGCCCGGGCCGCGGTCGCCGGCAACAAGCAGGTCTTCGTCATCGACAAGGTGCTGCAGCAATGGCGACAGCGCGAGGTCGGCGAGGCCTCGCGGCGCCTGCACCTGCACTTCTTCGCCAAACCGCTCGAGATCGTCGACGACGGGTCGGGGCGGGTGAGCGCGATCCGCTACGAACGCACGAGGTCCGACGGCGCCGGCGGCGTGGTCGGCACGGGCGAGATCCGCGAGATCCCGATCCAGGCCGTGTACCGGGCCGTCGGCTACTTCGGCTCGCCGCTGCCCGGCGTGCCGTTCGACGAGCGGCTGGGCGTGATCCCGAACCACGAGGGCCAGGTGCTGCTCCGCGACCCCGACACGGGCGAGTCGCGCCAGATGTACGGCGTCTACGCGACCGGGTGGATCAAGCGCGGACCCGTCGGCCTCATCGGGCACACGAAGTCCGACGCCATGGAGACGATCAAGCACGTCATCAACGACCTCGGCAACTGGTGGACCCCTGAATGGCCCTCCGAGGAGTCGGTGCTCGAGATGCTCGACGCGCGCGGCATCGCCTACACCGACCTCGACGGATGGCACCGCCTCGACCAGCACGAGCGCTCGCTCGGCGAGGCCGAGGGGCGCGTGCGCATCAAGGTCGTGCCGCGCGACGACATGGTGCAGGTCTCGCGCGGCGAGGCGTGA
- a CDS encoding PPK2 family polyphosphate kinase, whose amino-acid sequence MNHAPHWTADPIDLLRVDDGFRLADVAPDSTPGFEGGKSAGAQALAAGVARLEELQEQLFACSRLGDERRILLVLQAMDTAGKGGIVKHVMGSVDPQGVQLASFKKPTAEELAHDFLWRIRKEAPEAGMIGVFDRSHYEDVLIARVRGLASPEEIERRYGAINDFERELTEGATTVIKVMLHISPDEQRERLRERLDRPDKHWKFNPGDIDERLLWGDYQQAYQLAFDQTATGDAPWFVIPANRKWYARLAVQHLLTDALERMELEWPKADYDVAEQQARLAAS is encoded by the coding sequence ATGAACCACGCGCCGCACTGGACCGCCGACCCGATCGACCTGCTTCGAGTCGACGACGGATTCCGCCTGGCCGACGTCGCCCCCGACTCCACGCCCGGGTTCGAGGGCGGCAAGTCCGCGGGTGCTCAGGCGCTCGCCGCCGGGGTCGCCCGACTCGAGGAGCTGCAGGAGCAGCTGTTCGCGTGCAGTCGCCTGGGCGATGAACGGCGCATCCTGCTCGTGCTGCAGGCCATGGACACCGCGGGCAAGGGCGGCATCGTCAAGCACGTGATGGGCTCGGTCGACCCGCAGGGCGTGCAGCTCGCGAGCTTCAAGAAGCCCACCGCGGAGGAACTCGCGCACGACTTCCTCTGGCGCATCCGCAAGGAGGCCCCCGAGGCGGGCATGATCGGCGTCTTCGACCGTTCGCACTACGAGGACGTGCTCATCGCGCGCGTGCGCGGGCTCGCCTCGCCCGAGGAGATCGAACGACGGTACGGCGCCATCAACGACTTCGAGCGGGAACTCACCGAAGGCGCGACCACGGTGATCAAGGTCATGCTGCACATCTCGCCCGACGAGCAGCGCGAACGCCTGCGGGAGCGGCTCGACCGGCCCGACAAGCACTGGAAGTTCAACCCGGGCGACATCGACGAGCGGCTCCTCTGGGGCGACTACCAGCAGGCCTACCAGCTCGCGTTCGACCAGACCGCGACGGGGGATGCCCCGTGGTTCGTGATTCCCGCGAACCGCAAGTGGTACGCGCGGCTGGCCGTGCAGCACCTGCTCACCGACGCGCTCGAGCGCATGGAGCTCGAGTGGCCGAAGGCCGACTACGACGTGGCCGAGCAGCAGGCGAGGCTCGCGGCGAGCTGA
- a CDS encoding 1,4-dihydroxy-2-naphthoate polyprenyltransferase codes for MNQPDSKPAKPAGKPAGGAGRSGNPARAAAAAKAGPVRGARTRLTPGDWIAGARLRTLPLAIAPVALGTGAGAVAIGDGQWHPTRFALALVVALALQIGVNYANDYSDGIRGTDDHRVGPARLTASGLVNPKVVLGVALGFFGVAALAGLALTVITQQWWLLAVGAAAIVAAWFYTGGKRPYGYAGLGELFVFVFFGLVATAGSAFVQALTVTFEAWMGGVGVGLLACAVLMANNLRDVEQDRVAGKRTLAVLVGPLVGRILFVAFMLLPFVVVGVLALFYPTAVLVFFALLLALPACVIVLTAKTPRELILALQLASFTALAYGIGLGLAIAL; via the coding sequence ATGAACCAGCCCGACTCCAAGCCCGCCAAGCCCGCAGGCAAGCCGGCCGGAGGTGCCGGCCGCTCCGGCAATCCCGCCAGGGCGGCGGCAGCGGCGAAGGCCGGACCGGTCCGCGGGGCGCGCACCCGGCTGACGCCCGGCGACTGGATCGCCGGTGCACGCCTGCGCACGCTTCCGCTCGCGATCGCGCCCGTCGCGCTCGGCACGGGCGCCGGCGCCGTGGCCATCGGCGACGGCCAGTGGCATCCGACCCGCTTCGCCCTCGCCCTGGTCGTCGCACTCGCGCTGCAGATCGGCGTGAACTACGCGAACGACTACTCCGACGGCATCCGCGGCACCGACGACCACCGGGTCGGACCAGCCCGCCTCACCGCATCCGGCCTCGTGAACCCGAAGGTCGTGCTCGGCGTCGCGCTCGGATTCTTCGGCGTCGCCGCGCTCGCGGGCCTCGCGCTCACGGTCATCACGCAGCAGTGGTGGCTGCTCGCGGTCGGTGCGGCGGCGATCGTCGCGGCCTGGTTCTACACGGGCGGCAAGCGGCCCTACGGCTATGCGGGGCTCGGCGAACTGTTCGTCTTCGTGTTCTTCGGCCTCGTCGCGACGGCCGGTTCGGCGTTCGTGCAGGCGCTCACCGTCACCTTCGAGGCGTGGATGGGCGGCGTCGGCGTGGGCCTGCTCGCGTGCGCGGTGCTCATGGCCAACAACCTGCGCGACGTCGAGCAGGATCGCGTCGCGGGCAAGCGCACGCTCGCGGTGCTCGTCGGGCCGCTCGTCGGACGCATCCTCTTCGTCGCGTTCATGCTGCTGCCGTTCGTGGTCGTCGGCGTGCTCGCGCTCTTCTACCCGACCGCGGTGCTCGTGTTCTTCGCGCTGCTGCTCGCGCTGCCGGCGTGCGTCATCGTGCTCACGGCGAAGACGCCGCGCGAGCTGATCCTCGCGCTGCAGCTGGCGAGCTTCACGGCGCTCGCGTACGGCATCGGCCTGGGGCTCGCGATCGCGCTCTGA
- a CDS encoding DUF4229 domain-containing protein has product MKSVPVWIWYTALRVALFVVPLVVLLVAGVPGWIAALVAALFGLSASLLFLRRPRESMAGDLYAARHREKPLVHEDDAEEDAAIDGTSAETARD; this is encoded by the coding sequence GTGAAGTCCGTGCCCGTCTGGATCTGGTACACCGCCCTGCGCGTCGCGCTGTTCGTGGTGCCCCTCGTGGTGCTGCTCGTCGCCGGGGTTCCCGGCTGGATCGCCGCCCTCGTGGCCGCGTTGTTCGGGCTGAGCGCGTCGCTGCTCTTCCTGCGGCGCCCGCGCGAGTCGATGGCGGGCGACCTCTACGCCGCGCGCCACCGCGAGAAGCCCCTCGTGCACGAGGACGACGCCGAAGAGGATGCCGCGATCGACGGCACCTCCGCCGAGACCGCCCGCGACTGA
- the menD gene encoding 2-succinyl-5-enolpyruvyl-6-hydroxy-3-cyclohexene-1-carboxylic-acid synthase: MAEASGAGPTPASDRTRSPATAAALALLDGFVRAGVRDVVVAPGSRSQALALVAAELERVGAIRLHVRIDERSAGFLALGLAVESGRPAVVVVTSGTAVANLHPAVLEAHHSGVPLIVCSADRPVELRGIRANQTTVQPGIFGDAVRLERDVAAPVGDSGEAEAAARLARTAVAVSLGRDDRGVPAAHPGPGPVHLNLQYSEPLSTAVHLDAAPAPAEGDPVTDAATRAAASVDADAERRPKGALIEAGPRTVVVAGAGAGPGAEQFAREGGWPLLAEVTSGARFGPNLVVASRELLNEPGFGDRVERVVVFGHPTLSREVPALVQRRDVEAIVVAPSGIEWYNPGRRVRRFERAVHAEAQPTPLPPEAREWLGRWVHASRSIVDAGLPQTLGLMSGVDETGHVSDYAAQREYMKAQLAAVREPVSRRMLVDAVWAATWPHDRLVFGASRLIRDADRSVAGRRITVHANRGLAGIDGTVATSVGIAIASGSVTRAVIGDLTLLHDVGSLLFGVGEVRPRLQVVVGNDGGGTIFDALEVAGSAEPDAFDRVQYTPQTVDLSALATAYGWAYARATTRGELSDALAAPVDGPSLLEVPLPR, encoded by the coding sequence ATGGCTGAGGCGTCGGGCGCAGGCCCGACTCCGGCATCCGACCGCACCCGAAGCCCCGCGACCGCCGCCGCCCTCGCACTGCTCGACGGGTTCGTGCGCGCCGGCGTGCGCGACGTGGTCGTGGCCCCGGGGTCGCGGTCGCAGGCGCTCGCGCTCGTGGCGGCCGAACTCGAGCGGGTCGGCGCGATCCGCCTGCACGTGCGCATCGACGAACGCAGCGCCGGGTTCCTCGCGCTCGGCCTCGCGGTCGAGTCGGGGCGTCCGGCGGTCGTCGTCGTCACCTCGGGCACGGCGGTCGCGAACCTGCACCCGGCCGTGCTCGAGGCGCATCACTCGGGCGTTCCGCTCATCGTGTGCTCGGCCGACCGGCCGGTCGAGCTGCGCGGCATCCGGGCGAACCAGACGACCGTGCAGCCGGGCATCTTCGGCGATGCGGTGCGCCTCGAGCGCGACGTCGCGGCCCCCGTCGGCGACTCCGGCGAGGCCGAGGCCGCGGCACGGCTCGCACGTACGGCCGTCGCCGTCTCGCTCGGGCGCGACGATCGCGGCGTGCCCGCGGCGCATCCCGGGCCCGGCCCGGTGCACCTCAACCTGCAGTACAGCGAGCCCCTCTCCACGGCGGTGCACCTCGACGCAGCGCCGGCGCCCGCCGAGGGCGATCCTGTGACGGATGCCGCGACGCGCGCCGCGGCATCCGTCGACGCCGATGCCGAGCGCCGTCCGAAGGGCGCGCTCATCGAGGCGGGCCCGCGCACGGTCGTCGTCGCCGGCGCGGGAGCCGGCCCCGGCGCCGAGCAGTTCGCGCGCGAGGGCGGATGGCCGTTGCTCGCCGAGGTCACGAGCGGCGCCCGCTTCGGCCCGAACCTCGTGGTCGCGTCGCGCGAACTGCTGAACGAGCCCGGCTTCGGCGACCGCGTCGAGCGCGTCGTGGTCTTCGGGCATCCGACGCTCTCGCGCGAGGTGCCGGCGCTCGTGCAGCGCCGCGACGTCGAGGCGATCGTCGTGGCCCCCTCTGGCATCGAGTGGTACAACCCGGGGCGTCGCGTGCGCCGCTTCGAGCGCGCGGTGCACGCCGAGGCGCAGCCGACGCCGCTGCCGCCCGAGGCGCGCGAGTGGCTCGGACGCTGGGTGCACGCGAGCCGGTCGATCGTCGACGCCGGCCTGCCGCAGACCCTCGGCCTGATGAGCGGCGTCGACGAGACCGGGCACGTCTCCGACTACGCGGCGCAGCGCGAGTACATGAAGGCGCAGCTCGCGGCCGTGCGCGAACCCGTGTCCCGTCGCATGCTCGTCGACGCGGTGTGGGCCGCGACGTGGCCGCACGACCGGCTCGTGTTCGGGGCCTCGCGGCTCATCCGCGACGCCGACCGGTCCGTCGCCGGGCGCCGGATCACCGTGCACGCCAACCGCGGCCTCGCGGGCATCGACGGCACCGTGGCCACCTCCGTCGGCATCGCCATCGCGAGCGGGTCGGTCACGCGCGCCGTGATCGGCGACCTCACGCTGCTGCACGACGTCGGCTCGCTGCTGTTCGGCGTCGGCGAGGTGCGCCCGCGCCTGCAGGTCGTCGTCGGCAACGACGGCGGCGGCACGATCTTCGACGCCCTCGAGGTCGCGGGTTCGGCCGAGCCCGACGCGTTCGACCGGGTGCAGTACACGCCGCAGACGGTCGACCTCTCGGCCCTCGCCACGGCCTACGGCTGGGCGTACGCGCGGGCCACGACCCGCGGCGAACTGAGCGACGCCCTCGCGGCGCCCGTCGACGGGCCGAGCCTGCTCGAGGTGCCGCTGCCGCGTTGA
- a CDS encoding polyprenyl synthetase family protein, with amino-acid sequence MNPSHPVARRGSALASNLGLSERLFASSADKAMAKAIDDGIDRVEAGLVREVRFADSIADASTRYLLDAGGKRVRPMLTLLTAQLGAGITDDVVTAAEAIEITHLGSLYHDDVMDESERRRGVPSAQTVWGNNVAILTGDLLFARASQLMADLGERAIKMQAGTFERLVLGQLHETVGPGEGDDPVEHYIQVLADKTGSLIAAAAQSGLVFSGADPAYEAPVVEFGEKIGIAFQLIDDVIDLSPQPETTGKVPGTDLRAGVVTLPVLRLAELAETDPASADLLRRIRRDVMVGLDPADAGDPHDTNTLASRIVPSRETVDAIVAELREHEATRATLDEAHRWAREAVEALAPLPDGPVKKALTRFAETVVDRAS; translated from the coding sequence GTGAATCCGAGCCATCCGGTCGCACGTCGCGGCTCTGCGCTCGCTTCGAACCTCGGTCTGAGCGAGCGCCTGTTCGCGTCATCCGCCGACAAGGCGATGGCGAAGGCGATCGACGACGGCATCGACCGAGTCGAAGCGGGCCTCGTCCGTGAAGTGCGTTTCGCCGATTCGATCGCGGATGCCTCGACCCGCTACCTGCTCGACGCCGGCGGCAAGCGCGTGCGGCCCATGCTGACCCTGCTCACCGCGCAGCTCGGCGCGGGCATCACCGACGACGTGGTCACCGCCGCCGAGGCGATCGAGATCACGCACCTCGGGTCGCTGTACCACGACGACGTCATGGACGAGTCCGAGCGTCGCCGCGGCGTGCCCAGTGCGCAGACCGTGTGGGGCAACAACGTCGCGATCCTGACAGGCGACCTGCTGTTCGCGAGGGCGAGCCAGCTCATGGCCGACCTCGGCGAACGCGCCATCAAGATGCAGGCCGGCACGTTCGAACGCCTCGTGCTCGGGCAGCTGCACGAGACCGTCGGCCCCGGCGAGGGCGACGACCCCGTCGAGCACTACATCCAGGTGCTCGCCGACAAGACCGGTTCGCTGATCGCCGCCGCCGCGCAGTCGGGGCTCGTGTTCTCGGGCGCCGACCCCGCCTACGAGGCGCCCGTCGTCGAGTTCGGCGAGAAGATCGGCATCGCGTTCCAGCTCATCGACGACGTCATCGACCTGTCGCCGCAACCCGAGACCACCGGCAAGGTGCCCGGCACCGACCTCCGCGCCGGCGTCGTCACGCTGCCCGTGCTGCGCCTGGCCGAGCTCGCCGAGACCGATCCCGCGTCGGCCGACCTGCTCCGGCGCATCCGGCGCGATGTCATGGTCGGCCTCGACCCCGCCGACGCCGGCGACCCGCACGACACGAACACGCTCGCCTCGCGCATCGTGCCCTCGCGCGAGACGGTCGACGCGATCGTCGCCGAGCTGCGCGAGCACGAGGCCACCAGGGCGACCCTCGACGAGGCGCACCGCTGGGCCCGCGAGGCGGTAGAGGCGCTCGCACCGCTGCCCGACGGCCCCGTGAAGAAGGCGCTCACCCGCTTCGCCGAGACGGTCGTCGACCGGGCGAGCTGA
- a CDS encoding class I SAM-dependent methyltransferase, with protein sequence MTRADLGKDPSQVSAMFDRVAARYDRTNTVLSMGNAPLWRVATTRAVAPKPGERILDVAAGTGTSSASLAASGASVVAADFSPGMIEVGRARQEHVPNLVFVEADATNLPFGDDQFDAVTISFGLRNVNGPEQALAEFLRVTKPGGRLVICEFSQPQAPLIRTGYHAYQRYVMPTLVRLSSSNDDAYDYLNESIDAWPEQPELAALIRSVGYTDVAWRNLTGGIVALHRARKPLA encoded by the coding sequence ATGACGCGCGCAGATCTCGGCAAGGATCCCAGCCAGGTATCGGCGATGTTCGACCGGGTGGCGGCCAGGTACGACCGCACGAACACCGTGCTCTCGATGGGCAACGCGCCGCTCTGGCGGGTGGCCACCACGCGCGCGGTCGCGCCCAAGCCCGGCGAGCGCATCCTCGACGTCGCCGCGGGCACCGGCACCTCGAGCGCGAGCCTTGCGGCCTCCGGCGCCTCCGTCGTGGCCGCCGACTTCTCGCCCGGCATGATCGAGGTCGGTCGCGCCCGTCAGGAGCACGTGCCGAACCTCGTGTTCGTCGAGGCCGACGCCACGAACCTGCCCTTCGGCGACGACCAGTTCGACGCCGTGACGATCTCGTTCGGCCTGCGCAACGTGAACGGGCCCGAGCAGGCGCTCGCCGAGTTCCTGCGCGTGACCAAGCCCGGCGGCCGCCTCGTGATCTGCGAGTTCTCGCAGCCGCAGGCGCCGCTCATCCGCACCGGCTACCACGCCTACCAGCGCTACGTCATGCCGACGCTCGTGCGGCTCTCGAGCTCGAACGACGACGCCTACGACTACCTCAACGAGTCGATCGACGCCTGGCCCGAGCAGCCAGAGCTCGCCGCGCTCATCCGCAGCGTCGGCTACACCGACGTCGCCTGGCGCAACCTCACGGGCGGCATCGTCGCCCTGCACCGGGCGCGCAAGCCGCTCGCCTGA
- a CDS encoding AMP-binding protein: MSDRKPLIRVAAGDTAALLAQLREAVLFDEGALAVLPVPGDTEPAADDLGAGFVPAEVALVVETSGSTDAPKRVMLSGAALRASAHATEQWFGGQRGQWLLALPATYIAGAQVLVRSILAGTAPVVLPQGGFTPEAFVAAARTLDPDHPWFTSLVPVQLARLVDAAERDRSVGTALGSFDRILLGGQAAPPGLVERARALGAQVHRTYGSSETAGGCVYDGHPLPRVGVRVVDGEVQLSGPTLAIGYLEDPERTAAAFTTDADGTRWYRTGDLGELVPDVAAAAAATADDAEARDTDARAPRFPDLLRITGRADDVVISGGVKVALGEVERAVRSVAGFEAAVVLPVADPEWGERPAVVVERADAAASAPRTDPADHAAADPVRLEPPADDGAHLRDPSIFARPDASTAEHRRIDGSTALAALAAATDAAGLPPAGRPVRLVILDRLPQLASGKPDRRALAALVAREATS, translated from the coding sequence GTGAGCGACCGGAAACCCCTCATCAGGGTTGCAGCCGGTGACACCGCGGCGCTGCTCGCCCAGCTGCGCGAGGCCGTGCTCTTCGACGAGGGCGCACTCGCCGTGCTGCCGGTGCCGGGCGACACCGAGCCCGCGGCCGACGACCTCGGCGCCGGGTTCGTGCCCGCCGAGGTCGCCCTCGTCGTCGAGACGAGCGGATCGACGGATGCCCCGAAGCGCGTCATGCTCTCGGGCGCCGCGCTGCGGGCGAGCGCCCACGCGACCGAGCAGTGGTTCGGCGGGCAGCGCGGACAGTGGCTGCTCGCCCTGCCGGCCACGTACATCGCCGGGGCGCAGGTGCTCGTGCGCTCGATCCTCGCGGGCACCGCGCCCGTCGTGCTGCCGCAGGGAGGGTTCACCCCCGAGGCCTTCGTTGCCGCCGCGCGCACGCTCGACCCCGACCACCCGTGGTTCACCTCGCTCGTGCCCGTGCAGCTCGCGCGCCTCGTCGACGCGGCCGAGCGCGATCGCTCGGTCGGCACGGCGCTCGGCTCGTTCGACCGGATCCTCCTCGGCGGGCAGGCGGCGCCCCCTGGCCTCGTCGAGCGGGCGCGGGCACTCGGCGCGCAGGTGCACCGCACCTACGGCTCGAGCGAGACCGCCGGCGGCTGCGTCTACGACGGGCATCCGCTGCCGCGCGTCGGCGTGCGCGTGGTCGACGGCGAGGTGCAGCTCAGCGGCCCGACGCTCGCGATCGGCTACCTCGAAGACCCCGAGCGCACGGCCGCCGCCTTCACGACCGACGCCGACGGCACCCGCTGGTACCGCACGGGCGACCTCGGCGAGCTCGTGCCCGACGTCGCCGCTGCCGCCGCTGCCACCGCTGACGACGCCGAGGCCCGCGACACCGACGCCCGCGCCCCTCGCTTCCCCGACCTGCTGCGCATCACCGGCCGTGCCGACGACGTCGTCATCTCGGGCGGCGTCAAGGTCGCCCTGGGCGAGGTCGAGCGCGCGGTGCGTTCCGTCGCCGGTTTCGAGGCCGCGGTCGTGCTGCCCGTGGCCGACCCCGAGTGGGGCGAGCGCCCGGCGGTCGTCGTCGAGCGAGCGGATGCCGCGGCATCCGCACCCCGCACCGATCCCGCCGACCACGCTGCCGCCGACCCGGTGCGGCTCGAGCCGCCGGCCGACGATGGTGCGCATCTCCGTGATCCGTCCATCTTCGCCCGACCGGATGCGTCGACGGCCGAACATCGACGGATCGACGGATCGACGGCTCTCGCCGCTCTCGCCGCCGCGACCGACGCCGCCGGCCTGCCGCCCGCCGGACGCCCGGTGCGCCTCGTCATCCTCGACCGGCTGCCGCAGCTCGCCTCGGGCAAGCCCGACCGACGTGCGCTCGCCGCGCTCGTGGCACGCGAAGCCACGTCATAG